A single genomic interval of Seriola aureovittata isolate HTS-2021-v1 ecotype China chromosome 10, ASM2101889v1, whole genome shotgun sequence harbors:
- the LOC130176782 gene encoding N-lysine methyltransferase KMT5A-like has translation MDVQAAFDKLLETHPVTLDGDVPDKTERRKVSPDCQRQLYERWLKAQMKLRVQHVLSYFCRRLPTENRVSTWIAKRGWKKNLPISANIIKEWKPSGSVDMVMDSRHIQKMTISQRWRGLLVTDVKGKGKGVVATRRFQTGEVVCDYHGRVITAKEGHHIHKNTSEEETGHMFFYTNQKGQPMCIDAHSSFCECHPEKQTVGRFINHAKAGANLRPRFYAVDTDGEEKEVILFLATRNIEVNEELLFN, from the exons ATGGATGTCCAAGCAGCATTTGACAAACTGCTGGAAACGCACCCGGTGACACTGGACGGGGACGTGCCAGACAAGACTGAGCGCAGAAAGGTGTCACCCGACTGTCAGCGGCAGTTGTACGAGCGTTGGCTGAAGGCACAGATGAAACTGCGCGTGCAGCATGTTCTCT CATACTTCTGCCGACGTCTCCCAACAGAAAACCGGGTCAGCACCTGGATTGCTAAGCGgggatggaagaaaaacctcCCCATCTCTGCCAATATCATAAAGGAGTGGAAGCCCTCAGGATCTGTGGACATGGTCATGGATTCTAGACACATCCAGAAAATGACCATCtctcagaggtggagaggactACTGGTCACCGATGTCAAAGGGAAAGGCAAGGGTGTCGTTGCCACCCGCAGATTTCAGACTGGTGAGGTGGTCTGTGATTACCATGGGAGGGTGATCACAGCCAAAGAGGGCCATCACATACACAAGAACACcagtgaggaggagactggACATATGTTCTTTTATACAAATCAAAAAGGGCAGCCCATGTGCATTGATGcacattcatctttttgtgAGTGCCACCCCGAAAAGCAGACTGTTGGCAGGTTTATCAACCACGCAAAAGCAGGAGCCAACCTAAGGCCCAGGTTCTATGCTGTGGACACagatggggaggaaaaagaagttaTTCTTTTCCTCGCAACCAGGAACATTGAGGTCAATGAGGAACTCCTGTTTAATTAA
- the LOC130176764 gene encoding N-lysine methyltransferase KMT5A-like: MDVQAAFDKLLETHPVTLDGDVPDKTERRKVSPDCQRQLYERWLKAQMKLRVQHVLSYFCRRLPTENRVSTWIAKRGWKKNLPISANIIKEWKPSGSVDMVMDSRHIQKMTISQRWRGLLVTDVKGKGKGVVATRRFQTGEVVCDYHGRVITAKEGHHIHKNTSEEETGHMFFYTNQKGQPMCIDAHSSFCECHPEKQTVGRFINHAKAQANLRPRFYAVDTDGEEKEVILFLATRNIEVNEELLFN; this comes from the exons ATGGATGTCCAAGCAGCATTTGACAAACTGCTGGAAACGCACCCGGTGACACTGGACGGGGACGTGCCAGACAAGACTGAGCGCAGAAAGGTGTCACCCGACTGTCAGCGGCAGTTGTACGAGCGTTGGCTGAAGGCACAGATGAAACTGCGCGTGCAGCATGTTCTCT CATACTTCTGCCGACGTCTCCCAACAGAAAACCGGGTCAGCACCTGGATTGCTAAGCGgggatggaagaaaaacctcCCCATCTCTGCCAATATCATAAAGGAGTGGAAGCCCTCAGGATCTGTGGACATGGTCATGGATTCTAGACACATCCAGAAAATGACCATCtctcagaggtggagaggactACTGGTCACCGATGTCAAAGGGAAAGGCAAGGGTGTCGTTGCCACCCGCAGATTTCAGACTGGTGAGGTGGTCTGTGATTACCATGGGAGGGTGATCACAGCCAAAGAGGGCCATCACATACACAAGAACACcagtgaggaggagactggACATATGTTCTTTTATACAAATCAAAAAGGGCAGCCCATGTGCATTGATGcacattcatctttttgtgAGTGCCACCCCGAAAAGCAGACTGTTGGCAGGTTTATCAACCACGCAAAAGCACAAGCCAACCTAAGGCCCAGGTTCTATGCTGTGGACACagatggggaggaaaaagaagttaTTCTTTTCCTCGCAACCAGGAACATTGAGGTCAATGAGGAACTCCTGTTTAATTAA